Proteins encoded in a region of the Coffea eugenioides isolate CCC68of chromosome 4, Ceug_1.0, whole genome shotgun sequence genome:
- the LOC113768253 gene encoding photosynthetic NDH subunit of subcomplex B 4, chloroplastic, with the protein MAEAVMSFTIAKPNFQSTSVQTTIADLNPFSKSLRLCPTAGLHNGRNLIGGINSKRASTCKANAFPDWPLMAVLVEHAEGQRDLITHKSIWHLSDQAIKNVYTFYIMFTCWGCCFFGSTKDPYYDSEEYRGDGGDGTGHWVYEKQEDIEERARAQLWREELIEEIEQKVGGLKELEEAGKKEELVK; encoded by the exons ATGGCTGAAGCTGTCATGAGTTTCACCATAGCCAAACCTAATTTCCAAAGTACTTCTGTCCAGACAACAATAGCGGACTTAAACCCCTTCTCAAAATCA CTTAGGCTTTGCCCAACAGCAGGACTTCACAATGGCAGGAATTTG ATTGGAGGCATCAATAGCAAAAGGGCTTCAACATGTAAAGCAAATGCCTTCCCAGATTGGCCATTGATGGCAGTACTGGTTGAGCATGCTGAAGGACAAAGAGACCTCATAACCCACAAATCCATTTGGCACCTAAGTGATCAAGCAATAAAGAATGTTT ACACATTTTACATCATGTTCACATGTTGGGGATGCTGTTTCTTTGGTTCTACCAAA GATCCTTACTATGACTCAGAGGAGTATAGAGGAGATGGAGGGGATGGTACTGGACACTGGGTCTATGAGAAG CAAGAAGACATAGAAGAAAGGGCTCGAGCACAACTGTGGCGCGAAGAACTCATAGAAGAGATTGAGCAAAAGGTTGGGGGCCTAAAAGAGCTGGAAGAAGCTGGCAAGAAAGAAGAGCTTGTCAAGTGA